A genomic region of Actinomycetes bacterium contains the following coding sequences:
- a CDS encoding heme-binding protein gives MTEQQQYEVVRQGPGFELRYFPAHLVAQVDVEGSFEDAGTAAFRPLVADIRGDTQTREGLAMTAPVLQHRDAVAGPSSAVQAVTAETAPGRYVVSFVMPERSTRGSLPVPGNARVAIRSVPEELAAVTRYSGRWTAASYRQQAARLRQAAQDAGLEPTGPPRFARFDPPWTPWFRRLNEVVLPVSERRPRE, from the coding sequence ATGACCGAGCAACAGCAGTACGAGGTGGTCCGGCAGGGACCCGGTTTTGAGTTGCGCTACTTCCCCGCGCATCTGGTCGCCCAGGTCGACGTCGAAGGTTCCTTCGAGGACGCTGGCACCGCGGCCTTTCGTCCCCTGGTCGCCGACATCCGCGGGGACACCCAGACCCGCGAGGGGCTGGCGATGACCGCTCCGGTGCTGCAGCACCGCGACGCCGTTGCGGGCCCGTCGTCGGCGGTCCAGGCCGTGACAGCCGAGACGGCACCCGGACGGTATGTCGTGTCCTTCGTCATGCCGGAACGCTCGACGCGTGGGTCGCTACCCGTCCCGGGCAATGCCCGGGTGGCGATCCGGTCCGTCCCCGAGGAGCTCGCCGCCGTGACTCGGTACTCGGGCCGATGGACCGCCGCCTCCTACCGGCAGCAGGCGGCTCGGCTACGGCAGGCGGCGCAGGATGCCGGGCTTGAGCCGACGGGTCCACCGCGTTTCGCGCGCTTCGACCCGCCCTGGACGCCATGGTTCCGACGTCTCAACGAGGTGGTTCTGCCGGTGAGCGAGCGCCGACCCCGGGAGTGA